The Clostridium sporogenes genome contains a region encoding:
- the uppS gene encoding polyprenyl diphosphate synthase: MRVPKHIGIIPDGNRRWANNKGMEKQCGYKFGLNPGLMLFRLCRATGIDEITYYGFTTDNTKRPKVQRESFTKACVEAVELLCNEDASLLVVGNTESPMFPKELLPYTKERKIFKEGGIKVNFLVNYGWEWDLEALENNKLSSRNKINKHIKSTDISRVDLIIRWGGRRRLSGFLPIQSVYSDFYIIEDYWPDFKPEHFYGALKWYDEQDITLGG; the protein is encoded by the coding sequence ATGAGAGTACCAAAGCATATTGGTATAATTCCAGATGGAAATAGAAGATGGGCTAATAATAAGGGAATGGAAAAGCAGTGTGGATATAAATTTGGCCTAAATCCAGGACTTATGCTATTTAGACTTTGCAGAGCAACGGGAATAGATGAGATTACATATTATGGTTTTACTACAGATAATACTAAAAGACCTAAAGTACAAAGAGAATCTTTTACAAAGGCCTGTGTTGAAGCAGTAGAATTGTTATGTAATGAAGATGCTTCACTACTTGTGGTAGGAAATACAGAATCACCAATGTTCCCAAAAGAACTACTTCCTTATACCAAGGAAAGAAAAATATTTAAAGAGGGTGGAATAAAAGTAAACTTCCTTGTAAATTATGGCTGGGAATGGGATCTTGAAGCTTTAGAAAATAATAAATTAAGTAGTAGAAATAAAATAAATAAACATATAAAATCTACGGATATATCAAGGGTAGATTTAATAATAAGATGGGGAGGAAGAAGAAGATTAAGTGGATTTTTACCAATACAATCGGTATATTCTGATTTTTATATAATAGAAGATTATTGGCCAGATTTTAAGCCAGAGCATTTTTATGGAGCATTAAAATGGTATGATGAGCAGGATATAACCCTAGGTGGATAA
- a CDS encoding ferritin-like domain-containing protein, whose protein sequence is MYNMSRMMCCSFYGMDFTKDDFYKALELVKGAVQGEREDELFYDYLISEAPTNEEKEIIRTIRDDERKHRKMFKFLYKFYTGKDIEASEEAEDFEKPESYIDGIKKALFGELAAMERYREIRKGLPNRYHRDMVFEILTDEIKHAIKYNYILNTTHKNNKRITKTEEKGKVNSHEMRTIMW, encoded by the coding sequence ATGTATAATATGTCGCGGATGATGTGTTGCAGTTTTTATGGAATGGATTTTACAAAAGATGATTTTTATAAAGCCTTGGAATTAGTAAAGGGTGCAGTTCAAGGTGAACGAGAAGATGAGCTTTTTTATGACTATTTGATAAGTGAAGCACCTACTAATGAAGAAAAAGAAATCATAAGAACTATAAGAGATGATGAGAGAAAACATAGAAAAATGTTTAAATTTTTATACAAATTTTATACAGGGAAAGATATAGAAGCATCAGAGGAAGCAGAGGACTTTGAAAAGCCTGAATCTTATATAGATGGAATAAAAAAAGCTTTGTTTGGTGAATTAGCTGCAATGGAGAGGTACAGAGAAATAAGAAAGGGACTTCCAAATAGATATCATAGGGATATGGTTTTTGAAATTTTAACAGATGAAATAAAGCATGCAATTAAATATAATTATATACTAAATACAACTCATAAAAATAATAAAAGGATTACAAAAACAGAAGAAAAGGGAAAAGTTAATAGCCATGAGATGAGAACAATAATGTGGTAA
- a CDS encoding RrF2 family transcriptional regulator: MKITQEADYALRVILHLSKLGYGEKVEARIISEKEELPLRFLLKLLRKLTKSGIVVSFRGVKGGYALNKQPKDINLKDVIEAIDGPICINRCIYNPEYCNAGKNGNCEIHRALCKIQGKLVSELEAVNFQEILDEKRGIIL, translated from the coding sequence ATGAAAATTACACAAGAAGCAGATTATGCATTAAGGGTCATACTCCATTTATCAAAATTAGGTTATGGAGAAAAAGTAGAGGCCAGGATTATATCGGAAAAAGAAGAATTACCTTTAAGATTTTTATTAAAGCTTTTAAGAAAGCTTACAAAGTCAGGAATAGTAGTATCTTTTAGAGGCGTTAAAGGTGGATATGCATTAAATAAACAGCCTAAGGATATAAATTTAAAAGATGTAATAGAAGCAATAGACGGACCAATTTGTATAAATAGATGTATATATAATCCTGAGTATTGTAATGCAGGTAAAAATGGAAATTGTGAAATTCATAGAGCTTTATGTAAAATACAAGGAAAACTTGTAAGTGAATTAGAAGCTGTAAATTTTCAAGAAATTTTAGATGAAAAGAGGGGAATAATTCTATAA
- the cooS gene encoding anaerobic carbon-monoxide dehydrogenase catalytic subunit, with protein sequence MSMCTNCKTCKSADKVLQGFISNMDMETSHHRVEDQKIKCGFGQLGVCCRLCANGPCRITPKSPRGVCGASADTIVARNFLRAVAAGAGCYLHIVENTARNLKATGENKGKIKGEKALNRLADIFEIKEEDIYKKAVRVADMVLKDLYKPRYEKMEIVEKMAYKPRYENWEKLNILPGGAKSEVFDAVVKTSTNLNSDPVEMLLHCLNLGISTGLYGLTLTNLLNDVMLGEPVIRPAKVGFRVIDESYINIMITGHQHSTIAHLQDRLIDKDIVEMAKKVGAKGFRLVGCTCVGQDLQLRGEHYQEVFSGHGGNNFTSEAIIATGAIDAIVSEFNCTLPGIEPITENLKVKMICLDDVAKKSNAEYLEYSYEHREKISEHIIKEALDAYKERRKNIKVNIPRDHGYNDVITGVSEVSLKEFLGGTWKPLLDLISEGKIKGVAGVVGCSNLTAMGHDVFTVELTKELIKRDIIVLSAGCSSGGLENVGLMSTSAASLAGDNLRAVCESLKIPPVLNFGPCLAIGRLEIVATELAKDLGIDLPQLPLVLSAPQWLEEQALADGAFGLALGLPLHLAISPFIGGSKVVSKVLTEDLKTLTGGQLIIEDDVKKAADKLEAIVLDRREKLGLK encoded by the coding sequence ATGTCAATGTGTACAAATTGTAAAACTTGTAAATCAGCAGATAAAGTTCTTCAAGGATTTATATCTAATATGGATATGGAAACTTCTCATCATAGGGTAGAGGATCAAAAAATAAAGTGTGGTTTTGGGCAACTAGGGGTTTGCTGTAGACTTTGTGCAAATGGTCCTTGCAGAATAACTCCAAAATCACCAAGAGGTGTATGTGGCGCTAGTGCAGATACTATAGTTGCAAGAAATTTTTTGAGAGCAGTAGCAGCGGGAGCGGGATGCTACCTTCATATAGTAGAAAATACTGCAAGAAATTTAAAAGCTACAGGTGAAAACAAAGGAAAGATAAAGGGAGAAAAAGCTTTAAATAGATTAGCAGATATATTTGAAATAAAAGAAGAAGATATATACAAAAAAGCAGTTAGAGTAGCAGATATGGTTTTGAAGGATTTATATAAGCCAAGATATGAAAAAATGGAAATAGTAGAAAAAATGGCTTATAAACCAAGATATGAAAATTGGGAGAAACTTAATATATTACCTGGTGGGGCTAAGTCAGAAGTTTTTGATGCTGTAGTAAAAACCTCTACAAATTTAAATAGTGATCCTGTAGAAATGTTATTACATTGTTTAAACCTAGGTATATCTACAGGTCTTTATGGGCTAACATTAACAAACTTATTAAATGATGTAATGCTTGGAGAGCCAGTTATAAGACCAGCCAAGGTTGGATTTAGGGTTATAGATGAAAGTTATATAAATATTATGATAACAGGTCATCAACATTCAACTATAGCACATCTTCAAGATAGATTGATAGATAAGGATATAGTAGAAATGGCTAAAAAAGTTGGAGCTAAAGGTTTTAGATTAGTTGGATGTACTTGTGTAGGTCAAGATTTACAATTAAGAGGAGAACATTATCAAGAGGTATTCTCAGGTCATGGTGGAAATAATTTCACAAGTGAAGCTATAATTGCTACAGGAGCAATAGATGCTATAGTATCAGAATTTAACTGTACATTGCCAGGTATAGAACCTATTACAGAAAATTTAAAAGTAAAAATGATTTGTCTAGATGATGTAGCTAAAAAATCTAACGCAGAATATTTAGAGTATTCTTATGAACATAGAGAAAAAATCAGTGAACATATTATAAAGGAAGCGTTAGATGCATATAAGGAAAGAAGAAAAAATATCAAAGTAAACATACCTAGAGATCATGGCTATAATGATGTTATAACAGGAGTAAGTGAAGTTTCTCTTAAAGAATTTTTAGGTGGAACTTGGAAACCACTGCTAGATTTAATATCAGAAGGAAAAATAAAAGGGGTAGCTGGAGTAGTTGGATGTTCTAATTTAACAGCTATGGGACATGATGTGTTTACAGTAGAGTTAACAAAGGAACTTATAAAAAGAGATATAATAGTTCTTTCAGCAGGATGTTCTAGTGGTGGACTTGAAAATGTAGGTTTAATGTCAACTTCAGCAGCTTCTCTTGCAGGGGATAATTTAAGAGCAGTATGTGAAAGCTTAAAAATTCCACCAGTACTTAATTTTGGACCATGTCTTGCTATAGGAAGACTTGAAATTGTAGCTACAGAATTAGCTAAAGATCTTGGTATAGATTTACCACAGCTTCCATTAGTTCTTTCAGCGCCACAATGGTTAGAGGAACAAGCTTTAGCAGATGGAGCATTTGGATTGGCTTTAGGATTACCATTACATCTTGCTATATCACCATTTATAGGAGGTAGTAAGGTTGTATCTAAAGTGTTAACAGAAGATCTAAAGACTTTAACTGGAGGACAATTAATAATAGAAGACGATGTGAAAAAAGCTGCAGATAAACTGGAAGCAATAGTTTTAGATAGAAGAGAAAAATTAGGACTTAAATAA
- a CDS encoding 4Fe-4S dicluster domain-containing protein encodes MRRIMINKDLCEGCLNCVLACMSEHNERGKSIYDLDLEDKVNESRNHIELDMLGNKTPIFCRHCDNPECVNTCTTGAMSKDEKTGVVSYNKDKCAACFMCVMNCPYGVLKADEKSSKVIIKCDLCNEREIPRCVENCPTGAIYVEEI; translated from the coding sequence ATGAGAAGAATTATGATAAACAAAGATTTATGTGAAGGATGCCTAAACTGTGTTCTTGCCTGTATGTCAGAACATAATGAAAGGGGAAAATCCATATACGATTTAGATTTGGAAGATAAAGTTAATGAAAGTAGAAATCATATAGAGTTAGATATGCTAGGAAATAAAACCCCTATATTTTGTAGACACTGTGATAATCCAGAGTGCGTAAATACTTGTACAACTGGAGCTATGAGTAAAGATGAAAAGACTGGTGTAGTATCTTATAATAAAGATAAATGTGCAGCCTGTTTTATGTGTGTAATGAACTGTCCCTATGGAGTATTAAAGGCAGATGAAAAAAGCAGTAAAGTTATAATAAAATGTGATTTATGTAATGAAAGAGAAATACCTAGATGTGTAGAAAATTGCCCTACAGGAGCTATTTACGTAGAAGAAATTTAA
- a CDS encoding NAD(P)/FAD-dependent oxidoreductase: protein MKYVVIGASAAGISAVKTLRKLDKDSQIVMISKDDKVYSRCLLHHYIGGNREIEGLSFIEKDFFIKYNVKWIKGKKVENIDIDKKIVKVQGKISEHYDKLLVSSGSYASIPPIKNLREAKRVYTLRDLDDAIDIKEEAKKIKKAVVIGAGLVGIDATMGLIENDVEVTVVEMGNRMLPLQLDQKASETYEELFRKHNVNIKTNVGAEEALINEDGNVCGIKLNNGETINCDIIIVAAGVRPNIDFIDTEKIKIERGIVINDNCETTVKDIYAAGDVTFRAPIWPIAMKQGRIAAYNMVGEKKLLDDNFGARNSMNFLGVYTISLGIVEPQDDSYKVDIIDKNGVYKKIIHKDGIIYGAILQGDIDYAGVLTELIKNKIDISKINKDIFDISFADFFNIKENGEFSYEK, encoded by the coding sequence ATGAAATATGTAGTAATAGGGGCTAGTGCGGCAGGAATTTCAGCAGTTAAAACCTTGAGAAAATTAGATAAAGATTCGCAAATAGTTATGATTTCTAAAGATGATAAAGTATATTCAAGATGTTTATTACATCATTATATAGGCGGAAATAGAGAAATAGAAGGTTTATCTTTCATAGAAAAAGATTTTTTTATTAAGTATAATGTAAAGTGGATAAAAGGTAAAAAGGTAGAAAACATAGATATAGATAAAAAAATAGTAAAAGTACAGGGCAAAATTTCAGAACATTATGATAAATTGCTTGTATCATCAGGTTCTTATGCTTCTATACCACCAATAAAAAATCTAAGAGAAGCTAAGAGGGTATATACTCTAAGAGATTTAGATGATGCTATAGATATAAAAGAAGAGGCTAAAAAGATTAAAAAAGCAGTGGTAATAGGAGCTGGACTAGTAGGCATAGATGCTACTATGGGATTAATAGAAAATGATGTAGAAGTAACTGTAGTAGAAATGGGTAATAGAATGCTACCTCTTCAATTAGATCAAAAGGCATCAGAGACCTATGAAGAATTATTTAGAAAACATAATGTTAATATAAAAACTAATGTAGGAGCTGAGGAAGCTTTAATAAACGAAGATGGCAATGTTTGTGGGATAAAATTAAACAATGGTGAAACAATAAACTGTGATATTATAATTGTAGCAGCAGGAGTTAGACCTAATATAGATTTTATAGATACTGAAAAAATAAAAATAGAAAGAGGAATAGTAATAAACGATAACTGTGAAACAACAGTTAAAGATATATATGCTGCTGGGGATGTAACTTTTAGAGCTCCTATATGGCCAATAGCTATGAAACAAGGAAGAATAGCTGCTTATAATATGGTAGGAGAAAAAAAGTTATTAGATGATAATTTTGGGGCAAGAAATTCTATGAATTTTCTAGGAGTATACACTATATCTTTAGGGATAGTAGAGCCACAAGATGACAGTTACAAAGTAGATATAATAGATAAGAATGGGGTTTATAAAAAAATAATACACAAAGATGGAATTATATATGGGGCTATACTTCAAGGAGATATAGATTATGCTGGTGTATTAACAGAGCTTATAAAAAATAAAATAGATATATCAAAAATAAATAAGGATATATTTGATATAAGTTTTGCAGACTTTTTTAATATAAAAGAAAATGGAGAATTTAGTTACGAGAAATAA
- a CDS encoding DMT family transporter, with protein MFKSVSDKKLGLILVLLAAMFWGYVGVPTKHLADLGFDNYTISFFKTSIPAIFYLIYSFKKDPSLFKVDKKGVLFFIIYGIVVIAGCFIAFNVTINLLPLALATMFLYTSQIWVVTISYFIFKEKFTLQKSISMLLILIGCFMMCEVHKLGNFSLSTKGIFWGLISGFTFALQIILAKVSNEKYHYNHNTLLTYSFLFAAIFLFPFMDMKNNIHIFKSSNNLFFLFKNIFWSVIGTLIANTAYVKSVQYIEASIASMVSSLELVIASILGFIVFNQALNLVQILGMALILVSIILLEMKKSDLIKLFKKTNKNLKITSDPTIETEIKL; from the coding sequence ATGTTTAAAAGTGTAAGCGACAAAAAATTAGGACTTATATTAGTTCTTTTAGCAGCTATGTTTTGGGGATATGTAGGAGTTCCTACTAAGCATCTAGCAGATCTAGGTTTTGATAACTATACAATTTCTTTTTTTAAAACAAGTATACCTGCAATATTTTACTTGATATATTCCTTTAAAAAAGATCCTTCTTTGTTTAAAGTAGATAAAAAAGGTGTTTTATTTTTTATAATTTATGGCATAGTGGTTATAGCAGGATGTTTTATAGCCTTTAATGTAACTATAAATTTACTTCCTTTAGCCTTGGCAACTATGTTTTTATACACTTCTCAAATTTGGGTGGTAACTATTTCCTACTTTATATTTAAAGAAAAATTTACATTGCAAAAATCAATATCTATGCTATTAATTTTGATAGGTTGCTTTATGATGTGTGAAGTACACAAACTAGGAAATTTTAGTCTAAGTACCAAAGGTATATTTTGGGGGCTTATATCTGGATTTACTTTTGCATTACAAATAATTTTAGCTAAAGTAAGTAATGAAAAATACCATTATAACCATAATACTTTGCTGACCTATTCATTTTTATTTGCAGCTATATTTTTATTTCCTTTTATGGATATGAAAAATAACATTCATATTTTTAAAAGCTCTAATAATCTATTTTTTCTATTTAAAAACATATTCTGGAGTGTTATAGGTACCCTTATTGCAAACACCGCCTATGTAAAATCTGTACAATATATAGAGGCTAGCATAGCTAGCATGGTATCCTCTTTGGAACTAGTTATAGCTTCTATTTTAGGCTTTATAGTATTTAATCAAGCTTTAAATTTGGTTCAAATATTAGGAATGGCTTTAATTCTTGTGTCTATAATTTTATTAGAAATGAAAAAATCAGATTTAATAAAATTATTTAAAAAAACTAATAAAAACTTAAAAATCACATCTGACCCCACTATAGAAACTGAAATAAAATTATAA
- a CDS encoding YbaN family protein, translating into MIKRVLLLIIGFISLGLGVIGVFLPILPTVPFLLLSSFCFIKSSKRISIWFENTNIYKKHVRSFKENKAMTLKTKLYILIPVYVMLITLFFIKDILAMRIAIVVLLVVKTIVFIKIKTLKEA; encoded by the coding sequence ATGATAAAAAGAGTTTTGTTATTAATTATAGGGTTTATTTCTTTAGGATTAGGTGTAATAGGTGTATTTTTACCTATATTACCTACAGTTCCTTTTTTATTATTATCATCTTTTTGTTTTATTAAAAGTTCTAAAAGAATAAGTATATGGTTTGAAAATACTAATATTTATAAAAAACATGTAAGAAGTTTCAAAGAAAACAAAGCTATGACATTAAAAACCAAATTATATATATTAATACCTGTATATGTAATGCTTATAACTTTATTTTTTATAAAGGATATTTTGGCTATGAGAATAGCCATAGTTGTTTTATTAGTAGTTAAAACTATAGTATTTATAAAAATTAAAACACTTAAGGAGGCGTGA
- a CDS encoding ABC transporter ATP-binding protein/permease yields MMIDKRLINLCSESKKYVKLTVLMDWISMICNTSVIILLGKFINCVYKGDKVNLIKYTPLVISILIIRFVCNIYYSKFSYLSSAKSRSTLRELIYKKLLDLGPNYNKTYSTSTIVQLTGEGVETLENYFGRYLPQFFYSMLAPITLFFILSFISIKVALILIICVPLIPISIVCIMKIAKKIFRNYWDIYSDLGETFLENLQGLTTLKIFNRDEERHEKMNKDAENFRRITMKVLSMQLNSINVMDFIAFGGAALGSIVALNEFKNGNVSLGGVLIIILLSSEFFIPLRLLGSFFHVSMNGIAASEKIFKLLDSEVENEQCSFKNHLKSYKNSDNNLPKNEQCSFKSMEEKNKKISIKLENVDFGYDKHRKVLSNVNLYMDNGEFVAIVGESGSGKSTIASLILKNYGIDKGNIKIKNLEYKDISFKDICKKISLISTNSYIFNGTILENLLMAKKDATEEEIEHALKVANLYDFVEALPNGLKTKVGEGGSLLSGGQKQRLALARTILGNRDMIIFDEATSNIDVESEEKIWQAIYKLSKEKTILVISHRLANVKNADKIYVLDKGKVVEVGSHIDLYEQGSYYYDMLTKQQALEALGGA; encoded by the coding sequence ATGATGATAGATAAAAGACTCATAAATTTATGTAGTGAGTCTAAGAAATATGTAAAGCTTACGGTATTGATGGATTGGATATCTATGATTTGTAATACATCTGTAATAATATTATTAGGCAAATTTATTAACTGCGTATATAAAGGGGACAAGGTAAATTTAATAAAATATACACCTTTAGTAATTTCTATTTTGATTATAAGATTTGTATGTAATATTTATTATAGTAAATTTTCTTATTTATCCTCTGCAAAATCAAGAAGTACACTAAGAGAGCTTATTTATAAAAAGCTTTTAGATTTAGGACCTAACTATAATAAAACCTATAGCACCTCAACTATAGTACAGTTAACAGGAGAGGGAGTAGAAACTTTAGAAAATTATTTTGGAAGATATTTACCACAATTTTTCTATTCAATGTTAGCTCCAATTACTTTATTTTTTATTTTATCTTTTATATCTATCAAAGTAGCTTTAATTTTAATAATTTGTGTACCTTTAATACCTATATCTATAGTGTGTATTATGAAAATAGCTAAAAAAATATTCAGAAATTATTGGGATATATATTCTGATTTAGGAGAAACTTTTTTAGAAAACCTACAAGGATTAACTACATTAAAAATATTTAATAGAGATGAAGAAAGACATGAAAAAATGAACAAAGATGCAGAAAACTTTAGAAGAATAACTATGAAAGTATTATCTATGCAATTAAACTCTATAAATGTAATGGATTTTATTGCTTTCGGTGGGGCTGCTTTAGGAAGTATAGTTGCACTAAATGAGTTTAAAAATGGAAATGTATCTTTAGGGGGAGTTTTAATAATAATTCTTTTATCTTCAGAGTTTTTTATACCTTTAAGATTATTAGGATCTTTTTTTCATGTATCTATGAATGGAATAGCAGCATCAGAAAAAATATTTAAACTTTTAGATAGTGAGGTAGAAAATGAACAGTGTTCCTTTAAAAATCACTTAAAAAGTTATAAAAATTCAGACAATAATTTGCCTAAAAATGAACAATGTTCTTTTAAATCTATGGAAGAAAAAAATAAAAAAATAAGTATAAAATTAGAAAATGTAGACTTTGGCTATGATAAACATAGAAAAGTACTTAGTAATGTAAATTTATATATGGATAATGGTGAATTTGTAGCAATTGTAGGAGAAAGTGGTAGTGGAAAAAGTACTATTGCTTCACTTATATTAAAAAACTATGGAATAGATAAAGGGAATATAAAGATAAAGAACTTAGAATATAAAGATATTTCTTTTAAAGATATATGTAAAAAAATTTCACTTATCTCTACTAATAGTTATATATTTAATGGAACAATTTTAGAAAATTTGTTAATGGCTAAAAAAGATGCAACGGAGGAAGAAATAGAACATGCTTTAAAAGTTGCAAATTTATATGACTTTGTAGAAGCTTTACCTAATGGATTAAAAACTAAAGTAGGAGAGGGTGGAAGTTTACTATCTGGTGGTCAAAAACAAAGATTAGCTCTAGCCAGAACTATTTTAGGGAATAGAGATATGATTATTTTTGATGAAGCTACCTCTAATATAGATGTGGAAAGTGAAGAAAAGATTTGGCAGGCCATTTATAAATTATCCAAGGAAAAAACTATATTAGTGATTTCCCACAGATTAGCTAATGTGAAAAATGCAGATAAAATTTATGTGTTGGATAAGGGGAAAGTTGTAGAGGTGGGAAGTCACATAGATTTATATGAACAAGGGTCATATTATTATGATATGCTTACAAAACAACAGGCATTAGAAGCCTTAGGAGGTGCATAA
- a CDS encoding ABC transporter ATP-binding protein, with protein sequence MKRRSGFSIMKRLILEVKPLMPIMTITVTMGVLGFLAAISITSFGAVAIGDALGGKSIVSFKSAITIIIVSAILRGLFRYVEQLSGHYIAFKILAILRDKVFTSLRKLAPAKLETKEKGNLISIITSDIELLEVFYAHTIAPILIAIITSTIITIVLFNINIYLGILAILFYSIIGFVIPYYSSKIGNKSALEYRNTFGETNSYLLDSLRGLKEILLYDNGQERLDNINKNSNKLNEKLKVIKDHEGIIRATTDFTIMFAIVTYTLVGYNLYMKHILDLSYMILAIVIIASSFGPVVALSNLSNNLLYTFASAERVFSILDEEPMVEEIDRGEKILNTNIVYDNVSFSYQGRKNKILENVRLSINEKEKIAIVGESGTGKSTFVKLLMRFWDVNKGDIFIGENSIKNIETKNLRKNQTLISQETFLFNETIEENIKMANIKASREQVIEAAKKASIHDFIENLPKGYETKVGELGGNLSSGEKQRIGLARAFINEAPILILDEPTSNLDTLNEGQILKAINENCEHRSIILISHRKSTTAICNKTIELKNSKMDLVESSFALKSIENDDLNEKSERKVALA encoded by the coding sequence ATGAAAAGAAGGTCTGGATTTAGTATAATGAAAAGGCTTATTTTAGAAGTTAAGCCTTTAATGCCAATAATGACCATTACAGTAACTATGGGGGTTTTAGGGTTTTTAGCAGCTATTTCTATTACTTCCTTTGGAGCTGTAGCTATAGGTGATGCTTTAGGAGGAAAAAGCATAGTATCCTTTAAAAGTGCCATAACAATAATTATTGTTTCTGCAATATTAAGAGGTTTATTTAGATATGTAGAACAACTTTCCGGTCATTATATAGCCTTTAAAATATTAGCAATATTAAGAGATAAAGTGTTTACTTCTTTAAGAAAATTAGCACCAGCAAAATTGGAAACAAAAGAAAAAGGAAATTTAATTTCTATAATAACTTCTGACATTGAACTTTTAGAAGTTTTTTATGCTCATACTATTGCACCCATATTAATAGCTATAATTACATCAACTATAATAACCATAGTATTATTTAATATTAATATTTATTTAGGCATACTAGCTATATTATTTTACTCTATCATAGGTTTTGTTATTCCTTATTATTCTTCAAAGATAGGCAATAAATCAGCTTTAGAATATAGAAATACTTTTGGAGAAACTAATTCTTATTTATTAGATTCATTAAGAGGATTAAAAGAGATATTGCTTTACGATAATGGACAAGAAAGATTAGATAATATAAATAAAAACTCTAATAAATTAAATGAAAAATTAAAGGTTATAAAAGATCATGAGGGCATAATAAGGGCTACAACAGATTTTACTATAATGTTTGCTATAGTAACTTATACTTTAGTAGGATACAATCTATATATGAAACATATATTAGATCTTAGTTATATGATTTTAGCAATTGTTATTATTGCTTCATCCTTCGGACCAGTAGTAGCTTTAAGTAATCTTTCAAATAATTTGCTCTACACTTTTGCCTCTGCTGAAAGAGTATTTAGTATTTTAGATGAGGAGCCTATGGTAGAAGAAATAGACAGAGGAGAAAAAATATTAAATACTAATATAGTATATGATAATGTAAGCTTTTCCTATCAAGGAAGAAAAAATAAAATATTAGAAAATGTAAGATTATCTATAAATGAAAAAGAAAAGATAGCTATAGTAGGAGAAAGTGGTACAGGGAAAAGTACCTTTGTAAAACTTCTTATGAGATTTTGGGATGTTAATAAAGGGGATATTTTTATAGGAGAAAATTCTATTAAAAATATAGAAACAAAAAATCTTAGAAAAAATCAAACTCTAATAAGTCAAGAAACTTTTTTGTTTAATGAAACTATAGAAGAGAACATAAAAATGGCAAATATAAAGGCTAGTAGGGAACAGGTAATAGAAGCTGCTAAAAAAGCATCTATACATGATTTTATAGAAAATCTTCCTAAAGGCTATGAAACAAAAGTAGGAGAGCTTGGTGGAAACTTATCATCAGGAGAAAAACAAAGGATAGGGCTTGCAAGAGCTTTTATAAATGAAGCACCTATATTAATATTAGACGAGCCTACTAGCAATTTAGATACTTTAAATGAAGGACAAATACTAAAAGCAATAAATGAAAATTGTGAGCATAGAAGTATAATACTTATATCCCATAGAAAATCTACTACAGCTATATGTAATAAAACTATAGAATTAAAGAATTCAAAGATGGACCTAGTTGAAAGTAGTTTTGCTTTAAAATCTATTGAAAATGATGATTTAAATGAAAAATCAGAAAGAAAAGTGGCACTAGCATAA
- a CDS encoding nitrous oxide-stimulated promoter family protein, with amino-acid sequence MKKSRIEKQKESIEFMIDLYCRKKHKTKEALCDECRELLQYAKFRLDHCRFGENKPNCGSCKIHCYKKEMREKIIEVMKFSGPRSLIYNPKIAFEHLVDKLKYK; translated from the coding sequence ATGAAAAAATCCAGAATAGAAAAGCAAAAGGAAAGTATAGAATTTATGATAGATCTATATTGTAGAAAAAAACATAAAACAAAAGAAGCATTATGCGATGAGTGCAGGGAACTTTTACAATATGCCAAATTTAGATTAGATCATTGCAGATTTGGAGAAAATAAACCAAACTGTGGTAGCTGTAAAATTCATTGCTATAAAAAGGAAATGAGAGAGAAAATAATAGAAGTAATGAAATTTTCTGGACCAAGAAGCTTAATATATAATCCTAAAATAGCCTTTGAACATTTAGTAGATAAGCTTAAATATAAATAA